TGAATAGTTTATCTTAGGTCTACAAAATAAATAAACTTTATGAGTTTAACATTAAAATTCAAGATACAAAATTATAGTGTCCCGATTCATGAATAGAGGCATTATTTCATGAATTGATTTTTATTGTAATGAAATTGTAATAAACTAAAATTCAGTATTAGTATGCAGGCAACACATTACATTGAAGTCAATAGTCTTCATAATATCTTAAGTATTTACAGTTAGGTCACCAACTAATCTGTAAAATTACTGGAAAATCTTTTTAACAACAGTTGCATACTTATTTTATTTCAAAATGTCAAAAAGTTCACTCTACAGGCATGTAAATGATTCCATAATAAAGAAATGTCTAGTCTAAGAAAAAAAATACTTCCAAATACAAAATTAATATAACAAGTCAATTTTCATTTTATCAATTCACTATAATAACAAATAGGAGATTGTACATACAATATAATAGGTTATTTACAATGGCAGATGTTAAAATTCTATTAGTAGAAGATGAGAACATAGAAGCCATGGATATTAAACTAACATTGGAATCCTTTGGTTATGAAGTTCCATATATCGCATCCAGTAGCGAAGAAGCTGTAGAGAAAGCTTTAGCTATTATGCCTGATCTTATTTTGATGGACATAATTCTCAAAGGAGAAATAGATGGTATTGAAACTGTTTCTAAGATCAGAGATCTAAATATTCCTGTTATTTATTTAACTGCTCATTCTGAAGAGTCCACAATTGAAAGAGCCAAACTCACAGAACCCTATGGTTATATAATCAAACCATACGACCGAATAGAACTTAAATATGCCATAGAACTTGCTATTTATAAAAACAAATTGAAAAATAAATTAAAAGATAGTGAAACTAAGTATCGTACTCTTTTTAATCAAGCTTCTGACGGTATACTCCTAATGGAAGGAGATAAATTCATAGAATGCAATGATAGGGCTTTAGAGATTTATGGTACTAATAGGGAACAATTAATAGGAAAAACACCTTATTCAGTATTTTCACCCAAAGTACAGCCAAATAAGGAAATATCTGAAGATATGGCAATTGAATATATTAACAAGGCCCTTGATGGCCATCCACAACATTTCGAATGGAAACATCTTAAGTATAATGGCACACCTTTTTACACTGAAATATCTTTAAACAGACTAAAAATAAAAGGCCAATACTTGCTCCAAGCTATTGTAAGGGATATTACTGATCGAAAAAAGGTTGAAGAATTATTTCAGGAAGAAGATGATAAGTTTAGAAGCATATTGGATGCTATGCCTGATGGTGTTTGCATTTTTAATTCGGATTACGAAGTTGAATATATTAATCCTGTGATTAAAAAGGATTTTGGACATGTGGAAGGGAAAAAATGTTTTGAATATTTGCATGAAAGCAATGAAATTTGCCCCTGGTGCAAAAATAAGGAAGTCTTCCAAGGAAAATCAATTCAATGGGAATGGAACTCAATTAAAACCGGTAAAAGTTATGAACTTTTGGACAAACCACTTAAAAATCCAGATGGAACCATATCCAAACTAGAAATATTTCACGATATCACCAAACGTAAAATAGCGGATAAAGCACTAATTGAATCACAACAACGTTTATCTGAGATTATAGATTTCTTACCTGATGCAACATTAGCAATTGATGTGGAAGGGAAAGTTATTGCTTGGAATCGGGCCATGGAAGAAATGACAGGGTTTAAAGCAGAAAATATTATTGGAAAGGAAAATTATGAATATTCATTACCATTTTATAGAAAACGGAGACCTATATTAATTGACTTAGTATTAAAATTTGATAAGGAAATAGAGAATTATTATCGTTTTATTAAGAGAGAGGGGAATGCTCTTTTGGCCGAAACGGAAGTAAAATTAAATGATAAAAATTTTATTCTATGGATAAAAGCAGTACCATTATATGACCGTGACGGTAACATTAACGGGGCCATTGAGTCTATTCGTGATATTACCCAACATAAACTGGATGAATCTGCACTTAAAAGAAGTGAAGAGAGGTTTCGTGCAGTTGCAGAATCAGCCGTGGACGCCATTGTCACAACTGATGCAAATGGAAATATCATCTTCTTTAACAACAGTTTAACAAAAATCTTTGGATATACCAAAGAACAGCTGAAAGGAAAGCCCCTAACCCTCCTAATGCCAGAAAGATTCAAAAAAAATTATCTAAACGAACTCGAAAAGTTCAAAAAAAGTGGCCAACATAGACTTATGGGTAAAACAGTAACTACCACCGGATTAAAAAAAGACCAAAATGAATTTCCCTTTGAAATGTCACTTTCTGCCTGGAAGTCAGAGGGAAAAACCTATTTCACATCCATAATTCGTGACCTAACTGAACGTAAAAAAGCTGAAAATGCAGAATTACAATATCAATCACTTTTCGATAACATGTTAAATGGATTCGCTTATTGTAAGATGATTTTCAAAGAAGATCGGCCAATAGACTTTATATATCTTGACGTGAATCAAGCTTTCGAATCATTAACTGGACTAAAGGACGTTACTGGGAAAAAAGTAAGCGAAGTCATACCATTAATACAAGAATCAGATCCAGAATTGCTCGAAATCTATGGGAGAGTATCCCTCACAGGCCAGCCAGAGACCTTTGAAATCTATGTAGAATCCCTCAAAATGTGGTTCTCTATTTCAGTATATAGTCCACGCAAAGAATTTTTTGTAGCAGTATTCGACGTCATTACAGAGCGTAAAGAAGCGGAAGAAAAAATTAAATCATCTCTTAAAGAAAAGGAAGTTCTTCTCCAAGAGATACATCACCGTGTTAAAAATAACATGCAGATCATATCCAGTTTACTTAATCTGCAAACTAAATACGTGGATGCGGAAGAATCTGTGAATATCTTAAGGGAGAGTCAAAACCGAGTTAAATCTATGGCAATGATCCATGAAAAACTGTACCAGTCTGACGATTTAACCCATATACAATTTGTTGATTATATTCCAAGTCTAGTTTTGAACTTATTTTATTCATATAATGTTGAAATCACCCAAATTGAACCAATATTCGAAATAGAGGATATAAGTTTGAATATGGAAACTGCAGTACCTTGCGGTTTAATAATAAGTGAACTCGTATCTAATAGTTTAAAATATGCTTTTCCCAATGGAAGGAAAGGAGAAGTCCGTGTGTCACTTAAATCAGAAGACGATAAATATGAACTGATCATCAGTGATAGTGGCATAGGATTACCAGAGAAACTTGACTTTGACAATTTAGAATCCCTTGGTCTTAGTCTGGTAAATAGTTTAACAGAACAAATTGATGGTGAAATAACAATCAACATAAGCCACGGAACAGAATTTAAGATCACTTTTAAAGAGTTATCGTATAAAGATAGGATTTAAAGTGGTGGTAGTAATGGTCGGTGGTTCTGATTTGATTGAACGGTTTAGATATTTTCCTGAATTATCCAGTATTTTAATAGTGATAGCTGGGTTTCTGGTTCTTTTGGGTTGGGCTTTTGATATTTCAATCCTGAAAAGTCCAGGCACAGGGTTTTCCACTATAAAAACTAATACGGCGGTGGCCTTGATTTTCTTCGGGGTTTCGTTGTGGTTATTGCAAACCAATAGAACCAATGGAAGTATGCGAAGCATAGCTCAGATAAGTGCTATCATAGTAACATTGATAGGAATTTTAACCCTGATTGAATATTTATTTGCTATAAATTTGGGTATTGATCAAATACTGTTTAAAGAGCTTCCTGGTGCATTATACGCATCCAGTCCTAATAGGATGGCATTAGCTGTTGCTGTTGCTTTTATTCTTATAGGTCCTTCTTTGCTATTTTTGAGTAAAAATACACCAAAAACTGTTAACGGGTCTCAAATTATGGCACTTATTGTCGTTTTTGTTGTGGCTTTACCTTTAATTGGATTTCTTTATGGTGCTTCTCAATTATATTACATTCCTAATTTCACGGGAGTGGCCATTTATGCTGTG
This sequence is a window from Methanobacterium sp. SMA-27. Protein-coding genes within it:
- a CDS encoding PAS domain S-box protein, with the protein product MADVKILLVEDENIEAMDIKLTLESFGYEVPYIASSSEEAVEKALAIMPDLILMDIILKGEIDGIETVSKIRDLNIPVIYLTAHSEESTIERAKLTEPYGYIIKPYDRIELKYAIELAIYKNKLKNKLKDSETKYRTLFNQASDGILLMEGDKFIECNDRALEIYGTNREQLIGKTPYSVFSPKVQPNKEISEDMAIEYINKALDGHPQHFEWKHLKYNGTPFYTEISLNRLKIKGQYLLQAIVRDITDRKKVEELFQEEDDKFRSILDAMPDGVCIFNSDYEVEYINPVIKKDFGHVEGKKCFEYLHESNEICPWCKNKEVFQGKSIQWEWNSIKTGKSYELLDKPLKNPDGTISKLEIFHDITKRKIADKALIESQQRLSEIIDFLPDATLAIDVEGKVIAWNRAMEEMTGFKAENIIGKENYEYSLPFYRKRRPILIDLVLKFDKEIENYYRFIKREGNALLAETEVKLNDKNFILWIKAVPLYDRDGNINGAIESIRDITQHKLDESALKRSEERFRAVAESAVDAIVTTDANGNIIFFNNSLTKIFGYTKEQLKGKPLTLLMPERFKKNYLNELEKFKKSGQHRLMGKTVTTTGLKKDQNEFPFEMSLSAWKSEGKTYFTSIIRDLTERKKAENAELQYQSLFDNMLNGFAYCKMIFKEDRPIDFIYLDVNQAFESLTGLKDVTGKKVSEVIPLIQESDPELLEIYGRVSLTGQPETFEIYVESLKMWFSISVYSPRKEFFVAVFDVITERKEAEEKIKSSLKEKEVLLQEIHHRVKNNMQIISSLLNLQTKYVDAEESVNILRESQNRVKSMAMIHEKLYQSDDLTHIQFVDYIPSLVLNLFYSYNVEITQIEPIFEIEDISLNMETAVPCGLIISELVSNSLKYAFPNGRKGEVRVSLKSEDDKYELIISDSGIGLPEKLDFDNLESLGLSLVNSLTEQIDGEITINISHGTEFKITFKELSYKDRI